The DNA segment TTCCTCcggcttctcttcctccccctcccccccatatcAGTGCGCCGAGCTGATAAAGGCGCCATTTTGGACCGGCCGCGGGAGACGTGGTGCCGCTGAGGGCTCGCTCTGCCGTACGCTAGGCTTGGTGGGAAGGCCTCTTTTCGAGTCCGCGCTTTTCGTCGCCGCCATGTCAGGAGGTGGTGTGATTCGTGGCCCGGCAGGGAACAACGACTGCCGCATCTACGTGGGTAACCTACCTCCAGACATCCGAACCAAGGACATTGAGGACGTGTTTTACAAATACGGCGCTATCCGCGACATCGACCTGAAGAACCGCCGCGGGGGACCGCCCTTCGCCTTCGTTGAGTTCGAGGACCCGCGGTGAGGCAGCGTGGGGCTTGCGGCCTTGAGGAGATAGGCTGGAGTAGTTGGGGAAGGCTCCGAGGCCTTAACATAATGGGGGAAGGAGGGGCTCCGAGGCTGGGAGCGAGGCGCTATCGCCCCTGCAGGAGTCGAGTAAGGAGCCGAGTCGGCGCGTTGTCTCCGGTGGCTGACCGCCTCGGACGTCCCCAGAGCCCATGCGCAGCCCCGGAGCGGGAAACTGAGGCGCTGAGGGCTGGCGTGGTGGTCGGGAGTCTGCCCGGCGTGTttctgggtgggggaggggccggTCCTATTATGCAGCGCATGTGGGCTCTGGCACCATGGGTGCGCATGTGCGCTGTCCGCGGGTTCCCGAGTGAGTTAGCTTTGCCAGCGGCTCCCTCCTCATCCCCTTTGCTTTCTGTGATCACACGCAGAGACGCGGAAGATGCGGTGTACGGTCGCGACGGCTACGATTACGACGGCTACCGTCTGCGGGTAGAGTTTCCCCGAAGCGGCCGTGGGACCGGCCGAGGCGGCGGCGGGGGTGGAGGCGGCGGAGCCCCGAGAGGCCGCTATGGCCCGCCATCCAGGCGGTCTGAAAACAGAGTGGTTGTTTCTGGTGAGTTGACTTCGTGCGGGTTAAAATTTTTCCCGCGTGATTGTTTTGAGGTCTGCaagttttctgttttgctttaaaCATGGGGTCTTAAACTACTTCGGTCTTTCGGGTGAATTTAGTAAATGAAGATTACTGTGGTGGTGATTTACCCAAATTAGGTTGCAGTACTAGCCTATGAAGATCCTTTACAAATAAATTTGGACTCTGGATCTGACTCTTACCAGCTCTTTACCTGGAAACACTTAAGTACAATCATTAAGTATTTTAAACTAATCTTTGTTTTAATGTACTTACACGTTTGATGTGGGACAGGTTAAGTAGTATTAAGTTGGAGGGACTCACTTTTTCAGGACTGCCTCCGAGTGGAAGCTGGCAGGACTTAAAGGATCACATGCGTGAAGCAGGTGATGTATGTTATGCTGATGTTTACCGAGATGGCACTGGTGTCGTGGAGTTTGTACGGAAAGAAGATATGACGTATGCAGTTCGAAAACTGGATAACACTAAGTTTAGATCTCATGAGGTAGGTTAtacacttattcttttttttggcCAGAATTGGATACAGTTTTCTTAACAGTGGAATTTGAAGGTAAGGATACAGGCAAGGGTGTCCGAGTAAATTACCAGAGACCTGGTCTGTCTTTGTATTCATTCAGCTTGTCTGAAAGACAGGTAAAAGCTTAGATCTTTCAATGGAAAGTTCTGTCTATCCAATAGGGAGAAACTGCCTACATCCGGGTTAAAGTTGATGGGCCCAGAAGTCCAAGTTATGGAAGATCTCGATCTCGAAGCCGTAGTCGTAGCAGAAGCCGTAGCAGAAGCAACAGCAGGAGTCGCAGTTACTCCCCAAGGAGAAGCAGAGGATCACCACGCTATTCTCCCCGTCATAGCAGATCTCGCTCTCGTACATAAGATGATTGGTGACACTTTTTGTAGAACCCATGTTGTATACAGTTTTCCTTTACTCAGTAcaatcttttcattttttttaattcaaactgTTTTGTTCAGAATGGGCTAAAGTGTTGAATTGCATTCTTGTGTAATATCCCCTTGCTCCTAACATCTACATTCCCCTCATGTCTTTGGTAACTTGTATTTTAAGTGATGTCATAGACAGGATTGTTTAAATTTAGTTAATTTCCATGCTCTTCAGACTGTGATATTATGTAAATGTCTATTCTGCTCTGGTTTGTGTGAAATGGGATGTTGGGGGTGTTTGTGGTTATCTTACTTGGGGAAGTTCTTATGTTTATCTTGCTTTTCATGTGTCTTTCTGTAGACATATCTGAAGAGATGGATTAAGAATGCTTTGGATTAAGGATTGTGGAGCACATTTCAATCATTTTAGGATTGTCAAAAGGAGGATTGAGGAGGATCAGATCAATAATGGAGGCAATGGTATGACTCCAAGTGCTATTGTCACAGATGAAATTGGCAGTATTGACCTTATACTAAAAGGCGAGGGTTAAAATTTTATCTACCTTAAAAGACTTGCAAACATCTTATGCAGTTATCTTCAGCTACaattgctttgctttttaaaacctTGGCAATTGTGGCAAAATTGCCCGTTTTGTAACAGTTATTTGCTCCCttcccccctttttgttttaataGGGACTAATGTGGGAAGAATGGCTAATTTGTCACAGTGCTTAGTTACAACTGTTAATGTGTGGCCTGCTGTTGGTGTACATGTGGGTACAGGGTGTCTATTTCCAAACAGAGTATAATATCAATACTGCTAAATCTGCATGTCCTCTGTGTGACTGATAGAGCgttgttatttcattttttaaagacaaaaatgacAGCAAAATATAGAATTCCAACATATTAATGTAGATAATCTAGTTGGGAATACTTTTGTCTCactttcccttttaatattcatAATTGACTCATGTTTAGAACACTTTAATTTACAAGCTAAATTGCAGATGGGAGCAATAGATTTAGTTTAGATTTAGGTGGGTAGTAATACCAGTAAACTTCAATTACATAACTTTGCAACCACAAAACCTGTGATACCTGTACAGTAACAAATGTTGGCATTATCAGTTGAACTGTAAATATAAAGTGCTTCTTCCAGTTAGTCTCTGTAGTGATTAAGTTTCTAAAATTTATCTGAACACCATACAGAAAACTTGTTTTGGGGAATTTGATAGTTATTGATGTACATCTGTAAACTGATGACAGACATAACTCATCATTCCCCAGAAACTTTTTTTGGTTACAGTATCTAACATTTTGCCTCctcttttttggttttgctggttATAAAGGTTTGGATTGGAGAGGGCTCACTGGATCCCAATCCTTGGAGCTGGATCATTGGATTCAAATCATAATGTGGATAGGATAGGGAGGATGAATTACCAGGATTCATGGAGCGGGATCAGATTACCAGGAACATAGGAGTGGATTCCTTCCTGCCCCAACCAAACCGCATTcgtgtggattttttttcattcaactTAATTGGCTATTCCAaagaatttttttcctatttttgacGATTGGAGCCCTTAAGATGCACGATGGaattgtgttttgcattttttggtAAAAGGAGCAAAGCGAGGACCTGGAGATATACGCTGGAGCAATCTCCTTGGAAGGATTCAGCACGAGTAGATGGTAAACATTTAAAGGGGAAAAGGGGGGGTTTGCTTTAAATAGTAAATCAGTAAGTCACTtctaaatttaaagaaaacaaaattggaGTTGAAGAATAAGTAGGTTTCCAATTGGCTATTgccatttttctttgaaaaaataaacattttttaaaaaacgatGCATGGTTGTCCTTTTTCCTCTTCATGTAAAATTTTGACTGGGTAACTAGTGTATCAGTTAATTAATTTGATGAGATTCTGATTCTGTTTATGTGTTAGTAAATTAAAGATTTAATCTAATAAATGATAACTGTCTCTGTTGTGGAAGTCTTAAGAGCGTAATAAACCGAGTGTAAGGCAGTTATGATGTAACAATTGTCTAGGGGGTAATGGTCTGGAAAGTAATCTTTCATAGTTTGCTAAAGGATGATTCAGAACTTGCTATTTATTTTGGTATTGCTTTAGACAAAAATAGGCCTTTATACAAAGTTGGTTAATAACTAGTAAATTTTAGCTTTGAGATAGCCATTGAACTCAAATTCAGTATTAACATTAGCAGAAGTATTAGAATacaatacagattttttttttttttgaattttggacAAATTTAACTGTTTATTGGGTGAATCAATACATTGTAAATCTTTTCAGCCATATACTCCCTGAGTATTCTGTCCCCAAACTGTTCTGTATTAAGTCAGCAATTATAGTTTAGTCTACTAGTGTATCTCTACTGATACCCCTTGAAGCTGAATCTTCATCTTTCTAGGATTGAAGagtggaaattttatttaaaatcccAAGCTTGTGATTTTTCTTCCTGGTTAGAATGAATAAACCACTCTTTCAGTACCACAATAGAAATATCTAGATAAAAGCTATTTTTAACTTTCCTTGAGTTGCAGGCTGAATATGAGATTATTCAGATGTAATGTAAAATTTAGGGGAGACTAGGAGTTTTGATAGTAAACGAAACAGGTTTCAAGAAATTTGCATGAGAATCTCAACCTGTTCATTTTAATGACCCTATAAGCCAATTCTATGATCAAAACTAGGATTTCACTTTAGGTAAAGCAAATTAGTAGACTCATTAAGGTAAAGTTGCTGTGTTACAGAATTCAAAGTATAACTAAAGGATGAGGAATTAGCATAGTTAAACATGCTATAATTGGAAATTTATAGTGTTTTTAAATACATTGCATGATCAGAGGAAAATGTTCTTTTCCTCCATAGAGCCTCATTCTGCTCTGGTCTAGACTTTCGTAGATGTCAGGGTGGGCTCAAAACTCCAAAAATATATCCAGTTTCCCAGATTCTGGGATTAGACATGAACCACCACACCAGCTTGCTAAAATAGTATTTATAAGTTAAAGTGAGCTAGATAAAAGCAAATGTGGGTTTATTTTGAATGCTTTGGAAACCAGACCAAGAATGGCCTGTTTTAAGTAGTTCAGCCATAgattgaaatgtaaaaacaatcTTTGCCTTACTGTAGGCTTGTGTTTGAACACTAGAGAGCACAGTGTTTGTAAAGGGTATAGTAGGTTTTAAGACTTAGGAAATAGGGCTATACCCATACTGACAATTTTTTTTGGAACTACAAATACTACTTTGAtttccacccctccccttctctgttccCTTAGGATATTGTAGGGAACCTATGATTAGTTTTTCTAACCAAGAAAGCACTTAAATCTCTTTAAGCAAGTACTTTCATAACATCTGATTGAGTAACCCCAACTTGCTGTTCAGCTCATCCTACTGGAGACAAAGGTAAGAAACATTTTCTGATACCTGGTTTGGGATCTGGATTTTAAGAACTAAAGTTTGTAATGAATAATTATTTGCTCCTGACTTGCAATGTTACTTTCCTCctcccaactttatatttttaattttgagtgTATAAATATACCCATCTCAATTCTGGAGTTGAATATGATATTCTAAGATCTGTTTCTTAGTTTTGTCTGTGAGCCATGCTTTTGTAGGGCTGGTGCTATTGTCAGCTTTCTGTGGTCAAGGTCAATCAACTTTTGGTGTTTGCCTTTTTTGCTTTGTATATGAAATTTGTAGTGAAAttacaaatgaaataaattatatgtatttaaatagTATTAAAAGGAGAGAAGTATTAGACTGTTGTAATAACCACTTGTGGCTTATTTCCATCATGATTTGAAGACAGATTGACAACCCACAATACCTGAATACCACAGATTTTTATTGAGCCAATTGAATGTAAAATCTGGCCAGAATAGATGCCTTTATTGTGTAATTCGTGTAACAGTCACATAGGCATTGTTGAaggtgttttatatatatataaagtttatgTGATAAGATCTTCATGTAAAGTCTGAACAACCATGAATCCCAAATACATCTCTAGTTTGGGTGGGCAAGGAGTTGTAGAATTGTACTAGTACTGCAGAGGATTAATGTTGCTATGTGTAATTTTGGGAGTGAATAAAAAGCTGTTACTTTGGAACCTTTATTGAGACTTAAGTTCTCCATCCTTTTAGACTGAATCAGGTACTAAAAGAAAAGGTGTCACACACAGTATGTTCCACTAGTAAATAGTTAACACTGTAGCAGACTTACTCCATACCCACAATATATAGTGTAGTACTTTTTGAGGTAGGTGTTTTGATGTCaggtttatatttttttttctcttcaagatGGTGTGTCTAATATCcctggctgacctccagttcttagaactgcctgcctctacctcctgagtgctaggattataagcatgCACTGCCAACCAGctttttaaagacttaaaaaGCTTAAAACGAGTGTTTTGCAAGagtggtgggtgtgggtgtgagggtgggggggagggatAGAGAGTGCACCACACGTTTTGAATAGCAAGGAAGAACAGTTGTTCCCCACTCCCCCAGAACTGGAGgctggacagttgtgagctgctgagtgctgggaatcaaaacagggtcctctggaaaagcaatgaGTGCTCTTAACAGGTGCTCCAACTCTACACCCTGCTTTCTATTTTCAATGAACCTTGCCCATTATGGTTCTATGAGGAAGATTGGAGTTGGAATAATAAAAGTTTGATTATTGAAGAAATAGTGAAtggtgaatttttatttatttacctttgaGCAAAGATGTTAACATGTTTTGCTGGTTTGAACGCTTGCTGGTTTTTTATTTAGAAAGCTTTGACAGAATTTGGTTGTGCTTGTAGTGATCAAAGGAAGGgtattgttgcttcatagaaatAAGATAGAAGAGGTAAAATAGATATCCTGTGTAGTTGATTCAGAGAGAGGGGAATAGTACTTTATATTGTGTGATTAGTTGAATTTAGGTCCTCAGTGCTTTATCACTGTGCTGCAACTTCAAACTTAAAATACAGCATTTGCATAGTGTCAGTGGGTTACACAGGAAAGAAGTAATGCATGCCCTTTTTGTGAGGTTCCCATTTAGGTATACATTAACTAAGCTATAAACAGGAAGTGGTTCTACAAATTGAGAGACTTAAAGGATATGAAAAACTAGTGTCTGTCACCTGGTTTTCTAGTGTTTTTAAGTGGTAGGGAAAACAGTTGGCCACAAGAGGGAGCTCTCACAAAACCCACCCAGGAAATAAGTTCTACTATAGTGCCATTTACGATATTTGATCACTTACACTGTTGGATGGTTTGGGTGAGTTTTCTGCCTGTAATGAGCAGTGCCCTTTTCAGCTTCTGGGTCCATGTAGGTTTTGAATAGTGGTTACCTTAAAAGGGTACTTTCCCTTTATATAAATTAAATGTAATAAGAGGCAGTGAGTATTTTAGAGCTTTTTCTCTCTGGCAGGTTTAGGAATGATGTTTCCGTAGTGCTAATGAACTTTTAAAGATGTGTACCCAAGTCCTGACAGGTTAGCTACGTATAGGCAGTATGCAATGATCAAAAGTAAATACCATTCTTTTGATTACTGAAATTTTAAGAGCTGGAGATTATGAGAATGAAAGTTTATTACCattatcttctttctttcaattttataCTATTGTCACACCTCACTCTGCCAAAATAAAACCCAAAGTCTACAGATTTAATGACACAAATTTGCCACTTTTTGAAATGAAATTTGGCTGTAGGAACACCCAAAACTTAACTTGTCACTTGGAAACTAGGATGTTGTAAGTGGACAGTAAATACCATTTTGCAGTTGAGAAGACATTGATCAGGTTTATATAACAGGTATTTCCCTGCTTATTAAGTTGTGTTGGAGGCAACACGGCTGCAAGTTTGAACTCTTAAATAATGTATGGTTATATACACCAAAAGCCACGGCATTTGGATAAGCTGTAAGATTGCCACTTGAAGGCCAGCTGAGTCCATAGTGAACACATGAAAGGCATTCTGAATCCACACTTTGTAAGTAAGCCTATACCTTTGTCTTAGGTATATACTGCTCTTTTCCTGTTTACCACTCTAATATCCCTTGATAAACTCCAGCTTTGGTGTTACACAGATGATTCTCTTAGTAAAAGAAGGGCTAGGTTTAGATTACTAAGATGTCAGCCAAGTATTAGAGGACTTAAGAGTTAAGTTGGGG comes from the Rattus norvegicus strain BN/NHsdMcwi chromosome 10, GRCr8, whole genome shotgun sequence genome and includes:
- the Srsf1 gene encoding serine/arginine-rich splicing factor 1 isoform X1, whose amino-acid sequence is MSGGGVIRGPAGNNDCRIYVGNLPPDIRTKDIEDVFYKYGAIRDIDLKNRRGGPPFAFVEFEDPRDAEDAVYGRDGYDYDGYRLRVEFPRSGRGTGRGGGGGGGGGAPRGRYGPPSRRSENRVVVSGLPPSGSWQDLKDHMREAGDVCYADVYRDGTGVVEFVRKEDMTYAVRKLDNTKFRSHETYLKRWIKNALD
- the Srsf1 gene encoding serine/arginine-rich splicing factor 1, whose product is MSGGGVIRGPAGNNDCRIYVGNLPPDIRTKDIEDVFYKYGAIRDIDLKNRRGGPPFAFVEFEDPRDAEDAVYGRDGYDYDGYRLRVEFPRSGRGTGRGGGGGGGGGAPRGRYGPPSRRSENRVVVSGLPPSGSWQDLKDHMREAGDVCYADVYRDGTGVVEFVRKEDMTYAVRKLDNTKFRSHEGETAYIRVKVDGPRSPSYGRSRSRSRSRSRSRSRSNSRSRSYSPRRSRGSPRYSPRHSRSRSRT